The following is a genomic window from Rutidosis leptorrhynchoides isolate AG116_Rl617_1_P2 chromosome 8, CSIRO_AGI_Rlap_v1, whole genome shotgun sequence.
TGTGTTGTCTTGGATTTGGATTTAAGAATGCCCAAATGTAAATGGTGATTGGTTCCATGGGATGGGCAACAAAATTATTAATCATATGCCTAAAATCGCAATTTTTTCAACTATCGAAAGAGGTTGGGTTTCGAAACACGCCCCCATTCTCATTTCACCATGTCATCATACTAGTAATCACAGTGAATCTTGACATCGCCTAATTTCGATTTGGTCTAAGACTTTTGTACTTTATTATCTTAGTCCCTTAAAAAATAAAACAACTTGAGAAGATAAAAAGGCAATCTGGGAGAAAAAGATGGAAAGGATAAACAAGCACATGGCTTTAAGCCATAAAGGGCCAATGTCTAACAAACATAAATTAAAAAAAAGTTACATCTTTCTTTCATCTTTTCCACCATTGACAAACATTCTTTCCATCTTCAACACCATTAACAAGACAAGCATACTTCCTATTTCTAAATATGTAACCAAAAAAAACTATTTGCCTCATGGATTTGAAAAAGACCAAAGAAAGAACCCACCTCAAAAATTGGATCTTTGGTTCCTTTGATGAATACCAATCTCCTCCACCTTTCAATAATCTAATCcacataacaataaaaaaaattagtACCATTAGTTgagaaaaataaaacaaaatcaTTTTGATGATAAAGTTTCTAACTTTTACTCACCATCATGTTTCTTGGCTAAATTTTTAGCAAATAGTAAACATATTACTATAAACCCAACTCCTGCTGCCCCTCCTAAGATAATTGCCACTGTTTTCCCAGTATTTGACCCTGTCTCTACAATTATAAAAAAACTCCCATTTTAACATTTAAGACTAAATTTAACATACTTAAAAGGTGACATTAATTGTACTTAATTAAGCCATACCTGATGATGAATAAGATGGTGAAGAATATGAAGAAGATGATCCAGATGATGAATATGGAGATGAatcagaagatgatgatgaagaagacgaAGATTGTTTGGGATTGGGTACCCCATTAGGATAATAACTAAAACTAACAAAACACCTATGTAAATAAACTTGACCTGAAATTGAACTCCCACATTCAACTTGAGATCTTTGAACAGCACTTTTAATACACTCCCCACAATCATTACTTCCTAAATCACCTTGACATTGACCCAAAACATAAACAGATTcataaacatttgtataaaatccaCCATTTGCATTTCCAATACCATTTTCTAAACTTGTAAATGCAGAGTCCCTTCTTTCTTCAAACCCAACCCCACCACTATTTGTTGACCCACAAGTTTTATAAAGCATTTCCATTCCAGATATTTGAGCAAACCCTGAAACTTCATAAAGCATATAACAACCTAAAAGTTGCAATCTTGCAGCCACAGTTTTGCCACAAAGTTTGTCCATCAAGATTGGTAGTCTGCTGACACAGTTGTAACAATCAAGATTACTTAAATCACCTCTACATTGAAAAAGACCAGAAATTGAAGATTGCCCACTTCCACTTGTTGTCTTAAAGAACTTTGCTTTTGAAGATTGTTGAATTAAGGTCCCAAaaatggcagaaagtgcagatgaGTAAACCCCATTTGGGTCTTGAAAAGTTTGTTTTGCACATCCTTTGTATACTAAGTTTGTGTTGTCTGGTGCAGACTTAACAAGTGGAGTGATAATAAGAATTAACAACAACAATGAGATAAGGGAAAGGGGTTTTCTGGGTAACTGAGTATACATTTTAAAATAAGGTTTTTGAGTTGATTAAATCATGGGTTTTGGGAGAGATTTGATGGGGTTCTTGATCTTTGGTAAAGCGATGGGTTTGATTCTTGAAGTATAATTCTAGGTTTTGAGTTTGGGCCTACCACCCATATTTAACTTTATGAGGATATGAAGGAAGGATATTGGATGTAAAGAGGGTAGgagtatataatctttaacttcacTAGTATACTATTTATTACAGTAGTTTTCTTAGTTTTTGAAGGAAAAAAAGTTATATATGTAGACAGTGGGAAACAGAAATTCTTTTTACCagggccaaaaaaaaaaaaaaaaaaccttaaaagCATAACAATTTTTTgggtaaaatatgaatgttttttggtAAAATAGGGAGGTttttgagtaaaatataaaaatttttaagcaAAATATAGAAGTTTTTGGGTCAAATAAGAAGACTTTTGAACCCCAAAAAAATTCACTGGGGCCAAAATCAAAAAATCTAAAATTTTTTGACTAAAATTTCTAATCCACGGGGGGCGGGTGCCCCGCTTGTCCCTTACTACTTCCGCCCTTGTATATAccatgtgttttttttttctttcttaaataACGATTACCATTAAAATTAGGATGACTTCGCTAATAAATGATGAATCATATAAATCGATTACAACAAAACCAATGGACCATTAAAGCTCGAAAAGCGTAAACAATTTACAACAAGCCATTTGGTTTAATATAACATGTGAATGAATACAACTAGTGTTCATTTATTCAATGTTCAAGTTAATTGGTCTAAACCATTATCACAATGGTTTAATCAAAAGGCTGTGTGATGTTATAATAACACCACTCCCAACCATCCTGCTCACAATAGACTGACATTAGGGCGAAACCGATAATAATGGTTTACTTTTTAAAAGTTTGTTCGAATCTTATTAGATATATAATTTGAGATGACCAGAAAAAATGTCGAAATGATCACCAATATTATTCTTCAGTTGGGTGAAATGCTTTTGAGTCAAGAAACATAGATCATCCCCGATTAACTTGAACGCGTAAACGTATAGTGTTGTCATATTAATTTTTGTTTATCATGTTCGATCATTTTGATTTTTATATATCTATAAGCAAGAAGTCTATAAATTTCACTTTCTACTAAAAAGCCAAAACACATTACGGAGTAATATAGTGGTGGACTTGTTTAGTAAACGTTGGTGTTATTCAGTACTTAATTGGATAGTATAATAACAAAACCATATTGTTTAGacaattcaaattcaaattcaaattattCTTTATAAAGAGAAAGAAAACGAGATATGTTGTTATTAACTTCAAATGTCCCCCACAAACACGCTCTACATGAATAAACAACCAAATTCTGCTCTTCCCAAGTTACTCCGTATAAAAGAAATACATACATTTAAACCATTCAACTTAATTTTAAAGGATTCATAAGAATATGTAGGCTGGAAGCAATGTTGACATTAGGAAATGACTTCTTGACGGCAGATCTTGTGAGATAATAAGAAAGAGTTGAGAACGGTCAAGGAATAAACAACTTTATCGCATACATCTAATTAAAAAATTGCCCGCACTCTCTATCAAAAACCTCATATGTTTATCAATTTTTAGAGTATGAGTTTATAATTTTGGGTATAGTTTATTAAGGTATTATAAATTCTAATATTATATTCGTATACAGTTATTATGTATAACTGTATAAGCTGTTCGTTTTGATTAATTTCAAAATCAATCCATATACATAGGATTTTACTCCCAATTAGTTTGGTGACACCATCATAACATAGCCTAGTAATTTGGATAATGATATCCTTATAGTATAGATAGATTCTCAGGTTCAAACATATTAACACATATTTTAGGTGATTATGGAGAAGGTGCGATATGGTCACATGATAACTCGGTTGTGTCACG
Proteins encoded in this region:
- the LOC139864728 gene encoding plasmodesmata-located protein 2-like, which encodes MYTQLPRKPLSLISLLLLILIITPLVKSAPDNTNLVYKGCAKQTFQDPNGVYSSALSAIFGTLIQQSSKAKFFKTTSGSGQSSISGLFQCRGDLSNLDCYNCVSRLPILMDKLCGKTVAARLQLLGCYMLYEVSGFAQISGMEMLYKTCGSTNSGGVGFEERRDSAFTSLENGIGNANGGFYTNVYESVYVLGQCQGDLGSNDCGECIKSAVQRSQVECGSSISGQVYLHRCFVSFSYYPNGVPNPKQSSSSSSSSSDSSPYSSSGSSSSYSSPSYSSSETGSNTGKTVAIILGGAAGVGFIVICLLFAKNLAKKHDGGGDWYSSKEPKIQFLRWVLSLVFFKSMRQIVFFGYIFRNRKYACLVNGVEDGKNVCQWWKR